The Oreochromis niloticus isolate F11D_XX linkage group LG13, O_niloticus_UMD_NMBU, whole genome shotgun sequence genome has a window encoding:
- the LOC102078101 gene encoding zinc finger protein 708 isoform X1 produces the protein MADLSTFRNEVALVVNSLARAVVTEIFSAAEEASLNRQSPEAEEKLCALVERLCFEAVEKILKLVDLSVMKSGETVGQMHDGSEDASETAGGEGGGGAPLPPLEQTYILVYENAAADSQCVLVSLQSHANGGNESMRDVTGQGTELSPSSPVPQADDHEYARLTSPPSSSASVAVGGVRKRPRGRRKGAPLVASGEATETHLQCSHCAMLFPNSERIADHEKKAHPACSVCGVRFTGILKLREHELKNHGLLPYTCDFCPKRFNHKAHRDLHVKARHTGEKSCHCDICGKGYACASVLKTHRITHFDKSFICDICGKGFYHACHLTRHKLVHQEVRPFRCTTCGKGFTQAANLRSHQATHTGERQLCSVCGKSFRCLKNHVISKHSHELPADELPAVDAIVSCEVCGKKFPNPSQYRAHQRSHTGEKPFHCDICGKSYRLKELLRDHRYTHTGEKPYRCSLCPKTFNLATSFMRHRSIHSGETPYSCRDCGKHFRLLTFLKAHLQTKAHLKQTQQTAAQGNALPPVSSIEQEAVRGGSIIAAQLVSSL, from the exons GAGAAACTCTGTGCTCTCGTTGAGCGTCTGTGTTTTGAAGCTGTGGAGAAAATCCTGAAGCTGGTCGATCTGAGCGTTATGAAGAGCGGCGAGACCGTGGGCCAGATGCATGATGGGAGCGAGGATGCTTCAGAGACAGCCGGAG GCGAAGGTGGCGGTGGCGCTCCCCTCCCCCCCTTAGAGCAGACCTACATCTTGGTTTACGAG AACGCTGCCGCCGACTCACAGTGTGTGCTGGTGTCACTGCAGAGCCACGCTAATG GTGGAAATGAAAGCATGCGCGATGTAACAGGTCAGGGGACTGAGCTGTCCCCCTCCTCACCTGTGCCTCAGGCCGATGACCACGAGTACGCTCGCTTGACGTCGCCTCCATCCAGCAGTGCCTCAGTGGCAGTGGGCGGGGTCAGGAAGAGGCCTCGCGGCCGCAGGAAGGGAGCACCACTTGTGGCGTCTGGTGAGGCAACAGAAACTCACCTACAGTGCTCGCACTGCGCCATGTTGTTTCCAAACAGCGAGCGGATCGCCGACCACGAGAAGAAGGCTCACCCGGCATGCTCGGTGTGTGGCGTGCGGTTCACTGGCATCCTGAAACTGCGTGAACACGAGTTGAAAAATCACGGGCTGCTGCCATACACCTGCGACTTCTGCCCGAAGAGGTTCAACCACAAGGCGCACCGCGACCTGCACGTGAAGGCGCGGCACACCGGCGAGAAGAGCTGCCACTGCGACATCTGCGGGAAGGGCTACGCCTGCGCGAGCGTGTTGAAGACGCACCGCATCACGCACTTCGACAAGTCGTTCATCTGTGACATCTGTGGGAAGGGCTTCTACCACGCCTGCCACCTGACGCGCCACAAGCTGGTGCACCAGGAAGTGCGGCCGTTCCGCTGCACCACCTGTGGGAAGGGCTTCACGCAGGCCGCCAACCTGCGCAGCCACCAGGCGACACACACCGGCGAGCGGCAGCTCTGCTCTGTCTGTGGCAAGAGCTTCCGGTGCCTGAAAAACCACGTCATCAGCAAACACTCACACGAGCTGCCCGCCGATGAGCTGCCCGCTGTCGACGCCATCGTTAGCTGTGAGGTCTGCGGCAAGAAGTTCCCGAACCCGTCGCAGTACCGCGCACACCAGCGGAGCCACACCGGGGAGAAACCTTTCCACTGCGACATCTGTGGGAAAAGCTACCGTCTGAAGGAGCTGCTGCGCGACCACCGCTacacacacactggagagaAACCATACCGCTGCTCGCTATGCCCCAAGACCTTCAACCTCGCCACAAGCTTCATGAGGCACCGCAGCATCCACAGCGGCGAGACGCCGTACAGCTGCCGCGACTGTGGCAAACACTTCCGCCTGCTGACCTTTCTCAAGGCTCATCTGCAGACCAAAGCTCACCTGAAGCAGACGCAGCAGACAGCAGCGCAGGGAAACGCCCTCCCACCAGTCAGCAGCATCGAACAGGAGGCGGTCCGAGGCGGATCCATAATCGCTGCCCAGCTGGTGTCGAGTCTTTAA
- the LOC102078101 gene encoding zinc finger protein 136 isoform X2 has product MSHETEKLCALVERLCFEAVEKILKLVDLSVMKSGETVGQMHDGSEDASETAGGEGGGGAPLPPLEQTYILVYENAAADSQCVLVSLQSHANGGNESMRDVTGQGTELSPSSPVPQADDHEYARLTSPPSSSASVAVGGVRKRPRGRRKGAPLVASGEATETHLQCSHCAMLFPNSERIADHEKKAHPACSVCGVRFTGILKLREHELKNHGLLPYTCDFCPKRFNHKAHRDLHVKARHTGEKSCHCDICGKGYACASVLKTHRITHFDKSFICDICGKGFYHACHLTRHKLVHQEVRPFRCTTCGKGFTQAANLRSHQATHTGERQLCSVCGKSFRCLKNHVISKHSHELPADELPAVDAIVSCEVCGKKFPNPSQYRAHQRSHTGEKPFHCDICGKSYRLKELLRDHRYTHTGEKPYRCSLCPKTFNLATSFMRHRSIHSGETPYSCRDCGKHFRLLTFLKAHLQTKAHLKQTQQTAAQGNALPPVSSIEQEAVRGGSIIAAQLVSSL; this is encoded by the exons GAGAAACTCTGTGCTCTCGTTGAGCGTCTGTGTTTTGAAGCTGTGGAGAAAATCCTGAAGCTGGTCGATCTGAGCGTTATGAAGAGCGGCGAGACCGTGGGCCAGATGCATGATGGGAGCGAGGATGCTTCAGAGACAGCCGGAG GCGAAGGTGGCGGTGGCGCTCCCCTCCCCCCCTTAGAGCAGACCTACATCTTGGTTTACGAG AACGCTGCCGCCGACTCACAGTGTGTGCTGGTGTCACTGCAGAGCCACGCTAATG GTGGAAATGAAAGCATGCGCGATGTAACAGGTCAGGGGACTGAGCTGTCCCCCTCCTCACCTGTGCCTCAGGCCGATGACCACGAGTACGCTCGCTTGACGTCGCCTCCATCCAGCAGTGCCTCAGTGGCAGTGGGCGGGGTCAGGAAGAGGCCTCGCGGCCGCAGGAAGGGAGCACCACTTGTGGCGTCTGGTGAGGCAACAGAAACTCACCTACAGTGCTCGCACTGCGCCATGTTGTTTCCAAACAGCGAGCGGATCGCCGACCACGAGAAGAAGGCTCACCCGGCATGCTCGGTGTGTGGCGTGCGGTTCACTGGCATCCTGAAACTGCGTGAACACGAGTTGAAAAATCACGGGCTGCTGCCATACACCTGCGACTTCTGCCCGAAGAGGTTCAACCACAAGGCGCACCGCGACCTGCACGTGAAGGCGCGGCACACCGGCGAGAAGAGCTGCCACTGCGACATCTGCGGGAAGGGCTACGCCTGCGCGAGCGTGTTGAAGACGCACCGCATCACGCACTTCGACAAGTCGTTCATCTGTGACATCTGTGGGAAGGGCTTCTACCACGCCTGCCACCTGACGCGCCACAAGCTGGTGCACCAGGAAGTGCGGCCGTTCCGCTGCACCACCTGTGGGAAGGGCTTCACGCAGGCCGCCAACCTGCGCAGCCACCAGGCGACACACACCGGCGAGCGGCAGCTCTGCTCTGTCTGTGGCAAGAGCTTCCGGTGCCTGAAAAACCACGTCATCAGCAAACACTCACACGAGCTGCCCGCCGATGAGCTGCCCGCTGTCGACGCCATCGTTAGCTGTGAGGTCTGCGGCAAGAAGTTCCCGAACCCGTCGCAGTACCGCGCACACCAGCGGAGCCACACCGGGGAGAAACCTTTCCACTGCGACATCTGTGGGAAAAGCTACCGTCTGAAGGAGCTGCTGCGCGACCACCGCTacacacacactggagagaAACCATACCGCTGCTCGCTATGCCCCAAGACCTTCAACCTCGCCACAAGCTTCATGAGGCACCGCAGCATCCACAGCGGCGAGACGCCGTACAGCTGCCGCGACTGTGGCAAACACTTCCGCCTGCTGACCTTTCTCAAGGCTCATCTGCAGACCAAAGCTCACCTGAAGCAGACGCAGCAGACAGCAGCGCAGGGAAACGCCCTCCCACCAGTCAGCAGCATCGAACAGGAGGCGGTCCGAGGCGGATCCATAATCGCTGCCCAGCTGGTGTCGAGTCTTTAA